In Bombus affinis isolate iyBomAffi1 chromosome 11, iyBomAffi1.2, whole genome shotgun sequence, one genomic interval encodes:
- the LOC126921866 gene encoding solute carrier family 52, riboflavin transporter, member 3-A-like, which produces MNDKTQNMLSQKLSNRKLLVDLLALMFGLGAWIGVNGIYVQLPLLVNNAPEGWSLPAHMVMLVQFANLGPILYTLYIKYSKWACDKYITYVLLAAGALSTIILAFVHNKTTIIFGNEHSTALLSLMFVTAIVGCTSSVLFMPYMRNYREIYLVSYLVGEGLSGFVPSVVALIQGVGGNPECLNNTKAESTHVELIPYYPEPRFSSQTFFIFIGTLLFLCYLAFLGLNNLSIAIGERVKHPASMETLPTDTRAPPSYKTNSGWTMSKQVYSYLLIMMAVVCFLGNGTLPSIQSYSCLPYGNVAYHLTVTLSSMAGPLAMCLGFVIKIPKVSFLSGLMVILIALSGFVCFLAIESPTPPLQYSWVGEFLVVLSWILISGLIGFIKLGITTLFRPDPGRGLYYTGVATQVGSLVGAIITFVLVNHAKLFHSYSPCSMTSVH; this is translated from the exons ATGAATGACAAAACACAGAACATGTTGAGCCAAAAATTAAGTAACCGAAAGTTGTTAGTTGATCTACTTGCACTGATGTTTGGTCTTGGTGCATGGATTGGTGTGAATGGTATATATGTTCAACTACCACTTCTTGTGAACAATGCTCCAGAAGGATGGAGTCTTCCAGCTCATATGGTTATGCTAGTACAATTTGCCAACTTGGGACCAAtactatatacattatatataaa ATATAGTAAATGGGCATGTGATAAATACATTACCTACGTCCTCCTAGCAGCAGGAGCACTATCTACTATTATATTAGCTTTTGTACATAATAAAACAACGATAATATTTGGCAATGAGCATTCCACTGCTTTGTTGTCATTGATGTTTGTAACTGCAATTGTTGGATGTACCAGTTCAGTTCTTTTTATGCCATACATGAGGAACTATAGAGAAATTTATTTAGTGTCCTATCTTGTAGGAGAAGGACTTAGTGGATTTGTGCCAAGTGTAGTGGCATTAATCCAAGGTGTTGGTGGAAACCCAGAATGTTTGAATAATACTAAAGCTGAGTCTACTCATGTAGAACTCATACCTTATTATCCAGAACCCCGATTTTCAAGTCagactttctttatttttattggtactTTGTTGTTTTTGTGTTACTTGGCTTTCTTGGGACTGAACAATTTGTCTATTGCCATTGGAGAGCGTGTGAAACATCCAGCAAGCATGGAAACATTACCAACAGATACAAGAGCACCTCCTAGTTATAAAACCAATTCTGGTTGGACAATGTCTAAGCAAGTgtattcatatttattaattatgatGGCAGTGGTTTGTTTCTTAGGTAATGGTACATTACCAAGTATTCAATCATATTCCTGTTTACCATATGGAAATGTTGCATACCATTTAACTGTTACATTGTCATCAATGGCTGGTCCATTGGCAATGTGTCTAGGTTTTGTTATTAAGATACCGAAAGTGAGTTTCCTATCTGGCCTGATGGTTATTCTTATAGCACTTTCTGGTTTTGTTTGCTTCTTAGCTATCGAATCACCTACGCCACCTCTGCAATATAGTTGGGTGGGTGAATTTCTAGTAGTCCTATCTTGGATATTAATTAGTGGTTTAATAGGATTTATAAAATTGGGTATCACAACATTATTTAGACCTGATCCTGGTAGAGGTCTATATTATACTGGTGTTGCAACTCAAGTTGGATCATTAGTAGGAGCAATAATAACATTTGTTTTAGTTAATCATGCAAAACTATTCCATTCTTATTCACCATGTTCAATGACTTCAGTACATTGa